Proteins encoded within one genomic window of candidate division TA06 bacterium:
- a CDS encoding MBL fold metallo-hydrolase produces MTLGKLKIAVVSDGLFRLDGGAMFGVVPRTLWEKRFTPDSRNRIILGLNILLIDNGREKMIVDTGIGSKVDERFKDTYGVERQRDVIEDLAEEGLKPQDIDKVILTHLHFDHAGGSTRMGDDGSPVPTFPAATYFIQKVEWEDALEPNERTKASYLEDNFMPLRDAGRLEILDGSAQIGDGVRVELTGGHTRGHQIVHIESEGLRMVHPGDLIPTSYHLPLPYIMGYDTFPLQTLEMRKKLYKEAVGGQWKLFFGHDSNPKVAGLKEKDGRIVLDDDTIVSFKERR; encoded by the coding sequence ATGACGCTGGGAAAGCTAAAGATAGCGGTAGTGAGCGACGGCCTGTTCAGGCTCGACGGCGGTGCTATGTTCGGCGTCGTACCCAGGACCCTATGGGAAAAGAGGTTTACTCCGGACAGTAGAAATAGAATCATTCTGGGGCTCAACATACTGCTTATTGATAATGGCCGAGAGAAAATGATTGTTGATACTGGCATCGGCAGCAAAGTAGACGAAAGGTTCAAAGATACCTACGGCGTGGAAAGGCAAAGAGATGTCATTGAAGATCTGGCAGAAGAGGGGCTCAAGCCGCAGGACATAGACAAGGTAATCCTCACACACCTCCATTTCGACCACGCAGGAGGTTCGACTCGCATGGGCGACGATGGCAGCCCGGTACCCACATTCCCTGCTGCAACCTACTTCATTCAAAAAGTTGAATGGGAAGATGCCTTGGAACCCAACGAGAGAACGAAGGCAAGCTATCTCGAAGATAACTTCATGCCCCTCAGGGACGCTGGACGACTTGAGATACTGGACGGGAGCGCCCAGATAGGTGATGGAGTCAGAGTAGAATTGACAGGCGGCCACACAAGAGGGCACCAAATTGTCCATATTGAGTCGGAAGGACTCAGAATGGTCCATCCGGGAGACCTCATCCCCACATCCTACCATCTCCCTCTCCCCTACATCATGGGATATGACACCTTCCCACTTCAGACCCTGGAAATGAGAAAGAAACTGTACAAGGAGGCCGTGGGTGGTCAGTGGAAACTCTTCTTCGGACATGACTCTAATCCCAAGGTGGCCGGTTTGAAAGAGAAAGACGGAA